One part of the Mangrovibacillus cuniculi genome encodes these proteins:
- the rpsJ gene encoding 30S ribosomal protein S10 produces the protein MAKQKIRIRLKAYDHRILDQSAEKIVETAKRSGAAVSGPIPLPTEKSVYTILRAVHKYKDSREQFEMRTHKRLIDIVNPTPQTVDSLMRLDLPSGVDIEIKL, from the coding sequence ATGGCAAAACAAAAGATTCGCATTCGTTTAAAAGCATATGATCACCGTATTCTAGATCAATCTGCTGAGAAAATTGTAGAAACAGCTAAACGTTCAGGTGCGGCAGTATCGGGTCCAATCCCACTACCAACTGAAAAATCTGTTTACACAATCTTACGTGCGGTGCATAAGTACAAAGATTCTCGTGAGCAATTCGAGATGCGTACACATAAACGCTTAATCGATATCGTGAACCCAACTCCACAAACAGTTGATTCACTAATGCGTTTAGACCTACCATCAGGTGTAGATATCGAAATCAAATTATAA
- the rplW gene encoding 50S ribosomal protein L23, protein MDVRDIIKRPVITERSTDLMSENKFTFEVDLRANKTQVKDAVEQIFDVKVEKVNIMNYKGKFKRMGRFGGYTNKRRKAIVKLTADSKTIDLFEM, encoded by the coding sequence ATGGATGTACGTGATATCATTAAGCGCCCCGTTATTACTGAGCGTTCCACTGACTTAATGAGCGAAAATAAATTCACTTTTGAAGTTGATCTTCGTGCTAACAAAACTCAAGTTAAAGATGCTGTAGAGCAAATCTTTGATGTAAAAGTTGAGAAAGTTAACATCATGAACTACAAAGGTAAATTTAAGCGCATGGGTCGCTTCGGTGGCTATACAAACAAGCGTCGTAAAGCTATCGTTAAATTAACGGCTGATAGCAAAACAATCGACTTATTCGAAATGTAA
- the rplV gene encoding 50S ribosomal protein L22, whose protein sequence is MQAKAVARTVRIAPRKARLVADLIRGKQVGEAVAILKHTPKAASLIVEKVLLSAVANAEHNYEMDINNLVVTEAFVNEGPTLKRFRPRAMGRASAINKRTSHITVVVSEKKEG, encoded by the coding sequence ATGCAAGCAAAAGCTGTTGCAAGAACAGTACGTATTGCTCCTCGTAAAGCACGACTAGTAGCTGATCTTATTCGAGGTAAGCAAGTAGGTGAGGCAGTTGCGATTTTAAAACATACGCCTAAAGCTGCTTCTCTAATCGTAGAGAAAGTGTTATTATCTGCTGTTGCGAACGCAGAGCATAACTACGAAATGGATATTAATAACCTAGTTGTGACTGAGGCATTCGTAAACGAAGGTCCAACACTTAAACGTTTCCGTCCACGTGCTATGGGACGCGCAAGCGCAATCAACAAACGCACTAGCCACATTACTGTAGTGGTATCAGAAAAGAAGGAGGGATAA
- the rplD gene encoding 50S ribosomal protein L4 — MPKVALFNQTGSQVGEIELNGSVFGIEPNQAVLFEAVVMQRASLRQGNHKVKGRSEVAGGGRKPWRQKGTGRARQGSIRSPQWRGGGTVFGPVPRSYSYKLPKKVRRLAIKSALSSKVLDQNLVVLEGLAFDAPKTKDFVNVLKGLSLEKKTLIVTDGLDQNVALSARNIPGVTVVPAEGINVLDVLGHNNLVMTKAAVQKVEEVLG; from the coding sequence ATGCCGAAAGTAGCGTTATTTAACCAAACTGGTTCTCAAGTTGGAGAAATCGAACTTAATGGATCTGTATTTGGTATCGAACCTAACCAAGCCGTATTATTCGAAGCAGTAGTTATGCAACGTGCTTCTTTACGTCAAGGTAACCACAAAGTAAAAGGCCGCTCTGAAGTAGCTGGTGGTGGTCGTAAGCCATGGCGCCAAAAAGGAACTGGACGTGCGCGTCAAGGTTCTATCCGTTCTCCACAATGGCGTGGTGGTGGTACAGTATTCGGTCCTGTTCCACGTAGCTATAGCTACAAACTACCAAAGAAAGTTCGTCGTTTAGCAATTAAATCAGCATTATCAAGCAAGGTGTTAGATCAAAATCTAGTTGTACTAGAAGGTCTTGCATTTGATGCACCAAAAACAAAAGACTTCGTAAACGTATTAAAAGGTCTATCTCTTGAGAAAAAGACTTTAATCGTTACAGATGGTCTAGATCAGAATGTAGCACTTTCTGCTCGTAATATCCCAGGTGTAACTGTTGTTCCAGCTGAAGGAATTAACGTTCTTGATGTTCTTGGTCACAACAACCTTGTTATGACAAAAGCTGCTGTTCAAAAAGTAGAGGAGGTTCTAGGATAA
- the rpsS gene encoding 30S ribosomal protein S19: MGRSLKKGPFVDDHLMVKVEKMNEASKKQVIKTWSRRSTIFPNFIGHTIAVYDGRKHVPVYVTEDMVGHKLGEFAPTRAYRGHGADDKKTRR; this comes from the coding sequence ATGGGTCGTAGCTTAAAAAAAGGACCATTTGTCGATGATCATCTTATGGTTAAAGTAGAGAAAATGAATGAGGCAAGCAAGAAACAAGTTATCAAAACTTGGTCTCGCCGTTCTACAATTTTCCCTAATTTCATCGGTCATACAATTGCGGTATACGATGGACGCAAACACGTTCCTGTATACGTAACAGAAGACATGGTAGGTCACAAGCTTGGTGAATTCGCACCAACACGTGCATATAGAGGCCATGGTGCAGACGATAAGAAAACAAGACGTTAA
- the rplC gene encoding 50S ribosomal protein L3: MTKGILGRKIGMTQVFAENGDLIPVTVIQATPNVVLQKKSVDTDGYEAIQLGFEDKREKLSNKPEQGHVAKANTAPKRFIREIRSAEGEFELGQEVKVDIFAEGELVDVTGITKGKGFAGAIKRHGQSRGPMSHGSRYHRRVGSMGPVAPNRVFKNKLLPGRMGGEQKTIQNLKIVKVDTERNLLLVSGNVPGAKKALIKVAKAVKSN; encoded by the coding sequence ATGACCAAAGGAATCTTAGGAAGAAAAATCGGTATGACTCAAGTGTTCGCTGAGAACGGTGATTTAATCCCTGTTACAGTTATCCAAGCTACTCCAAACGTTGTTCTTCAAAAGAAGTCTGTTGACACTGACGGCTACGAAGCTATTCAGTTAGGTTTTGAAGATAAGCGTGAGAAGCTTTCTAACAAACCAGAACAAGGTCACGTTGCTAAAGCAAACACTGCTCCTAAGCGCTTCATTCGTGAGATCCGCAGCGCAGAAGGAGAATTCGAGCTTGGTCAAGAAGTCAAGGTTGATATTTTCGCAGAAGGCGAATTAGTAGACGTAACTGGAATTACAAAAGGTAAAGGATTTGCTGGTGCTATTAAGCGTCACGGACAGTCTCGTGGACCAATGTCCCACGGTTCTCGTTACCACCGTCGCGTAGGTTCTATGGGACCTGTAGCTCCAAACCGCGTGTTCAAGAACAAATTGTTACCAGGACGCATGGGTGGAGAACAAAAGACAATCCAAAACCTAAAAATCGTTAAAGTTGATACAGAACGTAACCTTTTATTAGTTAGCGGAAACGTACCTGGTGCGAAAAAAGCTCTAATCAAAGTTGCAAAAGCTGTAAAATCTAACTAA
- the rplB gene encoding 50S ribosomal protein L2, translating to MAIKKYKPTTNGRRNMTTSDFAEITTDKPEKSLLAPLKNKAGRNNQGKITVRHQGGGHKRQYRIIDFKRNKDGIPGRVATIEYDPNRSANIALVNYADGEKRYILAPKTLTVGQEVMSGPDADIKVGNALPLTNIPVGTVIHNIELKPGKGGQLVRSAGTSAQVLGKEGKYVLVRLNSGEVRMILATCRATVGQVGNEQHELINIGKAGRSRWLGKRPTVRGSVMNPNDHPHGGGEGRSPIGRKSPMSPWGKPTLGYKTRKKKNKSDKFIVRRRKK from the coding sequence ATGGCGATTAAAAAGTATAAACCAACCACAAACGGCCGTCGTAATATGACGACTTCTGATTTTGCGGAAATCACTACTGATAAGCCGGAAAAATCATTGCTTGCTCCATTAAAGAACAAAGCAGGCCGTAACAACCAAGGTAAAATTACTGTTCGTCATCAAGGTGGTGGCCACAAGCGTCAATACCGTATCATTGATTTCAAACGAAACAAAGATGGTATACCAGGACGCGTTGCTACAATCGAGTATGATCCAAACCGTTCCGCTAACATCGCGTTAGTTAACTACGCTGACGGTGAAAAGCGTTACATCTTAGCTCCAAAAACATTAACTGTAGGACAAGAGGTTATGTCTGGTCCTGACGCGGATATCAAAGTAGGTAATGCTTTACCACTTACAAACATCCCTGTAGGTACAGTTATTCACAACATCGAATTAAAACCAGGTAAGGGTGGACAATTAGTACGTTCTGCTGGTACTTCTGCACAAGTACTAGGTAAAGAAGGTAAATACGTACTAGTTCGTTTAAACTCTGGTGAAGTTCGTATGATTCTTGCTACTTGCCGCGCGACTGTAGGTCAAGTAGGTAACGAGCAACATGAACTTATCAACATTGGTAAAGCAGGTCGTTCTCGTTGGTTAGGTAAACGCCCAACTGTACGTGGATCTGTAATGAACCCTAACGACCATCCACACGGTGGTGGTGAAGGACGTTCACCAATCGGACGTAAGTCACCTATGTCTCCTTGGGGTAAACCAACTCTTGGATACAAAACTCGTAAGAAGAAAAATAAGTCCGATAAATTTATCGTACGTCGTCGTAAAAAATAA
- the tuf gene encoding elongation factor Tu, with protein sequence MGKEKFDRSKTHANIGTIGHVDHGKTTLTAAITTVLAKRSGKGAAMAYDMIDAAPEERERGITISTAHVEYETDTRHYAHVDCPGHADYVKNMITGAAQMDGGILVVSAADGPMPQTREHILLSRQVGVPYLVVFMNKCDMVDDEELLELVEMEVRDLLSDYDFPGDDVPVIKGSALKALEGDAAWEEKIVELMNAVDEYIPTPPRETDKPFMMPVEDVFSITGRGTVATGRVERGQVKVGDVIDIIGLAEESKSTTVTGVEMFRKLLDYAEAGDNIGALLRGVSREDIQRGQVLAKPGTITPHTKFKAEVYVLSKEEGGRHTPFFTNYRPQFYFRTTDVTGICNLPEGVEMVMPGDNIEMTVELIAPIAIEEGTKFSIREGGRTVGAGVVATITE encoded by the coding sequence ATGGGTAAAGAGAAATTCGATCGTTCCAAAACACATGCCAATATCGGTACAATTGGACACGTTGACCACGGTAAAACAACTTTAACAGCTGCTATTACAACTGTACTAGCTAAGCGTAGCGGTAAAGGCGCTGCAATGGCGTATGATATGATCGACGCAGCACCAGAAGAAAGAGAGCGTGGTATCACAATCTCTACTGCACACGTTGAGTATGAAACTGATACTCGTCACTATGCACACGTTGACTGCCCAGGACATGCTGACTACGTTAAAAACATGATCACTGGAGCTGCACAAATGGACGGCGGTATCTTAGTAGTATCTGCTGCTGATGGTCCAATGCCACAAACTCGTGAGCACATCCTTCTTTCTCGTCAAGTAGGTGTTCCTTACCTAGTTGTATTCATGAACAAATGTGACATGGTAGACGACGAAGAGTTACTAGAACTAGTTGAAATGGAAGTTCGTGATCTACTATCTGACTACGATTTCCCTGGAGACGATGTACCAGTAATCAAAGGTTCTGCTCTTAAAGCACTAGAAGGTGACGCTGCTTGGGAAGAAAAAATCGTTGAACTTATGAACGCAGTTGACGAGTACATCCCAACACCACCTCGTGAAACTGACAAGCCTTTCATGATGCCAGTTGAGGACGTATTCTCAATCACTGGTCGTGGAACTGTTGCTACAGGTCGTGTTGAGCGTGGACAAGTTAAAGTTGGTGACGTTATCGACATCATCGGTTTAGCTGAAGAGTCTAAATCAACTACTGTAACTGGAGTTGAAATGTTCCGTAAGCTTCTTGATTATGCAGAAGCTGGAGACAACATCGGTGCACTACTTCGTGGTGTATCTCGTGAAGACATCCAACGTGGACAAGTTCTTGCTAAGCCAGGAACAATCACTCCACACACTAAATTCAAAGCTGAGGTTTATGTACTTTCTAAAGAAGAGGGTGGACGTCACACTCCTTTCTTCACAAACTACCGTCCTCAGTTCTACTTCCGTACAACTGACGTAACTGGTATCTGTAACCTTCCTGAAGGTGTAGAAATGGTTATGCCTGGTGACAACATCGAGATGACTGTTGAGCTAATCGCTCCAATCGCTATCGAAGAAGGTACTAAGTTCTCTATCCGTGAGGGTGGACGTACTGTTGGTGCTGGCGTTGTTGCTACAATCACTGAGTAA